CGCATTCACGGTCTGCGGCGACATGAAACAGAACTGAAAGCATCAATTCTGTTCTGGTGACCGCTTCGAAACATCTTCAGAAAACTATGTTTCCTGCAGCTGCCTCTTTAACGAAGAACGCGGTTGGTAAGGACCGTCCGGCTCTGCGTCAATCGACTTTCTCAGGAACCCCGCAGTCGGCGGTGCGCCCTCAAAAGTGCGAGGTGCGGTGTCTATAGACCCCGTCCCTCTTCGCCAAGTCCGTTTAGCAGAGGATCTTCACTTGCGTGTGTCTTCGCTCTGTTAACGATCGACAAAGCGGGAAGTCCCGTTTGTCATCCTGACGCCCGCTTCAGAACTGCTCCGTATCCAGAAGGAAATCAGGGCAGCCCGTCGCTGGGAGGCGGTGTGTACGCCCCTCCCCTGATGCGGTCAACGCCGTGTGTGCAGTCGCCGGCGCCTTTTGGCGCCTGCCCCTACGCATTCCCAATGCTCTCACGGCGACCGCAAGCCCGCGCCGGCGGCGCCGCTCCAAGATCTCTTCGAGCCATTGAAGCGCCAGTCCCTGGCTTGCCCGGGAAATGAATGCTGTTCAGCCTTGCCTCCATTGATCTGACTTCCCATTTGTAGTAACGTAACCACAAATTCTGGAGGCCGACATGTCGATCACCACTGTCAGCAGTCGCGAACTGAATCAGGATCTCGGCGCCGCCAAGCGGGCGTCTAAGACAGGGCCCGTGATCATCACCGATCGCGGCAAGCCGGCCCATGTTCTTTTGTCTATCGAAGACTATGAGCAACTGACCGCGCAGCACGTGAGTCTGGTCGACGCGCTCGCCTTGCCGGGCCTGTCAGACATCGCGCTGGAGCCTGAGCGCGTGGCGCTCGATCTCAACGTGCCTGACCTGACATGATGATGCTCGACACCAATGTGGTGTCCGAACTCAGAAAAGTCGGTGATGGGCGCGCCGATCCCAACCTTGTCGCCTGGCTGACAGATAAGGATGCCGGACAGTTCTATCTCTCGGTCATCAGCCTGATGGAGCTTGAGATCGGAATTCTTCGGATAGCCCGCAAGGATGATGTGAAAGGCGCTCTGCTCAGACGCTGGATGGAAGAGCATGTCCGGCCGGCCTTCGCGGGACGTGTGTTAGCGATCAACGAAGCCGTCGCCTTGAGATGCGCAGACCTGCATGTGCCTGACCCGC
This genomic window from Oceanicaulis alexandrii DSM 11625 contains:
- a CDS encoding type II toxin-antitoxin system Phd/YefM family antitoxin, with the protein product MSITTVSSRELNQDLGAAKRASKTGPVIITDRGKPAHVLLSIEDYEQLTAQHVSLVDALALPGLSDIALEPERVALDLNVPDLT
- a CDS encoding type II toxin-antitoxin system VapC family toxin — protein: MMMLDTNVVSELRKVGDGRADPNLVAWLTDKDAGQFYLSVISLMELEIGILRIARKDDVKGALLRRWMEEHVRPAFAGRVLAINEAVALRCADLHVPDPRSERDALIAATALEHGMSIVTRNVKDFIPTGVPLINPWEPRPAQDE